In Micromonospora cremea, the genomic window CGGCGGTGGGCACCGGTTCGTCGCTGACGGGCCGTCGGACGGTGTGCCGGATCTGCATGCACTGCACCATCCGCATGGCGTCCGGGTCGGCCTCCGCCCGGTCCAGGGTGGTCAGCCGGGCCAGCAGCTCGGTGTCGCGCGGATCGGGCAGCCGCTCCACCACCGCGCGCCATCCCTCGGCGGCCAGCGCCAGCCGGGCGTGGTGCAGCGCCGCGCCGCAGCTGACGGCGAGCAGCCGGCCCTCCGGGTCGGTGGCCGCGAGCTGGCGGTCGCGGACCATGCGCAGCTCCAACGCGTCGGGCAGCACGTGCCAGCGCCACGGCTGGGTGTTGTGCACCGAGGGGGCGTGGCCGGCGGTTGCGGCGGCCTCCGCCAGCGCGGTGGTCAGCTGGGCTTCCTGACTCATCGTCACGACCTCTCCGTCTCTGCCCGTCCGTGCCGCGGGGCGGCGGCGCTCGGGGTGGCTCACCGCTCCATCCTGCGGCATCCGACGGCGGTGCGCAGGGGCCGTAGGTCCCGGGCAGGTCGGGTCGTTGGCCCCCGAGGTCAGCGTTCCCGGACGACCGCGACCGGGCAGTGGGAGTGCTGGATCAGCTGCTGGCTGACCGAGCCCAGCAGCATGCCGGCAAGCCCGCCCCGGCCCCGGCTCCCGACCACCACGAGCCGCGCGTCGCGGCTCGCCTCGATCAGCATGGCCGCCGGGCTGCCCGGGACCAGGTCGACGGTCACGGCCAGTTCGGGGTACGTCCGCCGCCACGGCTCCAGCGTCTCCTCCACCGCCGCACGCTCCTCCGGGACTCCGGCCGCCGCGCCCGGGCCGGGCGTCCAGGCCCGCAGGACGCGCAGGGGCACCTGCCGCCGGGCCGCCCGTTCGGCGGCGAAGCCGAGCGCCACCAGCGACGGCTCGGAGCCGTCCACGCCGACCGCCACCGGTCCGCCCGACGCGTCGGCCGGTGCGCCGGCAGCCCCGTCCCGGACCACCACGACCGGGCAGTGCCCGTGCGCGGCGACCGCCACCGCCGTCGATCCGGCGAGCAGCCCACCGAACCCGCCGTGGCCGCGGCTGCCGAGCACCAGCAGGCCGGCCTCGGCCGAGCGTTCCTGCAACACCAGGGCGGGCGGGCCGTCGTACACCTCGCCGGTGACGGCGAGCCCGGGATGCGCGGCGGCGGCCTGCGCCGCCGCCTCCCGGACCAGTTCCTGCACCTGCCGCCGGGCGGTGTCGTCCGGCCAGACGCCGGGTGCCACGCCCGGGCCGACCCAGCCGGCCACGGTCAGCCATTCGAAGACGTACGCCAGCCGCACCGGCTGGCCGCTCTGCTCGGCCTCGTCCAGCGCCCAGTCCAGGGCCACCGAGGCGTCGGTCGAGCCGTCGTAGCCGACCAGGATCTCCGCGTCACGCACGTCGCCCTCCTCAGCGGTTGGTCGGGTCGGTTTCGCGGACCCAGCGCCACTCGGCGACCTGCGGGTCGTCCTGGCCGTACCGGCGGGTGTAGTCGCGGGCCGACTGCCGGGCGTCGACCATCTGTTGGCGCAGGTGCGCGGCGCGGGCGGCCAGCCCGGGCACGCGGTCGATGACGTCGATGACCAGGTGGAAGCGGTCCAGGTCGTTGAGCATCACCATGTCGAACGGGGTGGTGGTGGTGCCCTCCTCCTTGTAGCCGCGCACGTGCAGGTTCTCGTGGTTCGTACGGCGGTAGGTGAGCCGGTGGATCAGCCACGGATAGCCGTGGTACGCGAAGATGATCTGGCGGTCCTCGGTGAAGATGGTGTCGAACTCTCTGTCGGTCAGGCCGTGCGGGTGCTCGGTGTCCGGCTGGAGCCGCATCAGGTCCACCACGTTGACGAGTCGCACCTTCAGCTCCGGGAGATGCTGGCGCAGCAGCTCAGCGGCGGCCAGCGTCTCCAGGGTGGGCACGTCTCCGCAGCAGGCGAGCACCACGTCCGGCTCGGTGCCGCCGTCGTTGCTGGCCCACTCCCAGATGCCCAGGCCACGCCGGGTGTGCTGGATCGCCTCGGTCATCGTCAGCCAGTTCGGTGCCGGCTGCTTGCCGGCCACCACCACGTTGATGTAGTGCCGGCTGCGCAGGCAGTGGTCCATCGTGGCGAGCAGGGTGTTGGCGTCCGGCGGCAGGTAGATTCGGACCACCTCGGCCTTCTTGTTGACCACGTGGTCGATGAAGCCCGGGTCCTGGTGGGAGAAGCCGTTGTGGTCCTGCCGCCAGACGTGGCTGGAGAGCAGATAGTTCAGCGAGGCGAGCGGCTGCCGCCAGGGGATGGCCCGGGTCACCTTCAACCACTTGGCGTGCTGGTTGAGCATCGAGTCGACGATGTGGATGAATGCCTCGTAGCTGGTGAACAAGCCGTGCCGGCCGGTCAGCAGGTAGCCCTCCAGCCAGCCCTGGCACAGGTGCTCGGAGAGCACCTCCATCACCCGGCCGTCGGGGGAGAGGTGCTCATCGCCCGGCACCGTGGCCGCCACCCAGGCCCGGTCGGTCACCTCGAAGGCGGCGTCCAGCCGGTTGGAGGCGACCTCGTCCGGGCCGAACAGCCGGAACGTCTGCGGGTTGGCGGCGATGACGTCCCGGATCCACGGGCCGAGCGCCCCGGTCGCGCCGGCCATCGGCTCGCCCGGGTGCGGGACCTCCACGCCGTACTCGCGGAAGTCGGGCAGGGCCAGGTCGCGAAGCACCACGCCGCCGTTGGTGACCGGGTTGGCGCTCATCCGCCGGTCGCCGCGCGGCGGCAGTGTCCGCAGCTCGTCCACCGGCGCGCCGGTCGCGTCGAACAGCTCCTCCGGCCGGTAGCTGCGCAGCCAGTGCTCCAGCTCGGCCAGGTGCGCCGGGTTGTCGCGTACCTGTGACAGCGGCACCTGGTGGGCGCGATAGGTGCCCTCCACCTGCTTGCCGTCGACGTCGCGGGGGCCGGTCCAGCCCTTCGGCGTCTGCAGGATGATCATCGGCCAGCGGGGACGCTCGACGACGCCGCCGGAGCGGGCCCTCCGCTGGATCGCGGCGAGCTCGTCCAGTGCCCGGTCCAGCGTCGCGGCGAGGGTGCGGTGCACCTGGGCCGGGTCGTCACCGGCCACCACGTACGGCTGGTAGCCGGAGCCGCGCAGGAGGCCGAGCAGGTCCGCCTCGGGGATCCGGGCGAGCACGGTCGGACTGGCGATCTTGTAGCCGTTGAGGTGCAGGATGGGCAGCACCGCGCCGTCGCGGGCCGGGTTGAGGAAGACGTTGGAGAGCCAGCTGCCGGCCAGCGGCCCGGTCTCGGCCTCGCCGTCGCCGATCACGCAGGCCACCACCAGGTCCGGGTGGTCGAAGGCGGCGCCGTAGGCGTGGCTCAGCGCGTACCCCAGCTCGCCGCCCTCGTGGATCGAACCCGGCACCTCCGCCGCCACATGGCTGGGGATGCCGCCGGGGAAGGAGAACTGGCGGAACAGTCGGGCCATCCCTGCCTCGTCGCGCGACACGTCGTGGTAGCGCTCCGACCAGGTGCCCTCCAGCCAGGTGTTGGCCACGATGGCCGGCCCGCCGTGCCCGGGGCCCGTGACGAACATGGCGTTCAGGTCGCGTGCCACGATCACCCGGTTGAGGTGGGCGTAGATCAGGTTGAGCCCGGGGCTGGTGCCCCAGTGGCCGAGCAGCCGCGGCTTGATGTCGTCGGGGGTCAGTGGCTCCCGCAGCAGCGGGTTGTCGAGCAGGTAGATCTGCCCGACGGTGAGGTAGTTCGCGGCGCGCCAGTAGGCGTGCAGGCGGCGCAGCTCGTCGTCGGTGATCGACCGGTTCGGATCGAGTGCGGTGTCCATGATGCTGTGCCTCTCGCGGATCGGGGAGTGGGGCATCCGACGTCCAGCCTCGCCGTCGCCTGCGCCCCGAGGTCAGGGCCGTTGGTCCCGGTTCGGGTGGGCGTCGGGCCCGGTGAGCGGGGCCTCGGCCAGCCCTCGGACGACGATCACGGGGGCCGGGGAGTGGTAGAGCATGGACTGGGCGACCGCCCCCAGCATCGCGCGGCCCGGTTCGTCGCCCCGGGCGGCGACCAGCGCGACTTGCGCCGAGCGGGACACGTCCACCAGCACCTGGCCGGGATCGCCACGGATGACGCGGCACTCGGTCTCCACGTCCGTCCGACGGGTGGAGAACCGGGTCACGACCTCGGTGAGTTGGTCGGTGACCATGTCGGTGTCCTCGTCGGGCTCCACCACCCGCAGCGCCAGCAGCCGGGTGCAGCGCCGGGCCGCGCACTCGAAGGCCCACTCCAGAGCGAGGGTCGAGCTGGGCGATCCGTCCACCCCGACCAGCACCGGGCCCGGCGGCGGCTGCTCCTGGCGGACCACCAGCAGCGGGCAGCCGGCCCGCGCGGCCAGCTGCACGGCGGACGTGTCGGACGGGATGCACTTGCCGCTGCCGGCCATCCCGCTGTCGCCGACCGCGAGCAGGAAGGCCGCTTCCGATCGACGGATCAGGATGGGCAACATGCCGCCCTCGACGATCTCCCCGCGGACGGTCAGCCCCGGCTCGATCCCGTGGGCCAGTTGCGCGCCCCGCGTGATCAGATCCTCGGCGTGGTCCCGGGGTGCGGCGACGGTGTCCGCGGAGAAGGCCGCGTGCCAGTCGAAGGTGTGCAGCAGGTGCAGTGGCCGGCCGTGCGCGGAGGCCTCCTGCGCGGCCTGGGTGACGACCGGGAGGTCGTGGTCCGAGCCGAGGCCAACCAGCACCGCTGCATCGGCGGATGTAGCCATCCGACATCACCTCCCGGGCGTCGCGCCCGGCACGACCACGCTGTCCCTGACCGAGGGTAGTCGGGTGGTAACGATGGCGGGCCGGATCGGGCAGCGCCGCCGGACGTGATGGCGGCGGCTCGTCAACGATGGTTGACACGAGCGGCACTGTCAACGTATGTTGACGGCATGAGTCAGGCGACGGAACTCGCGGCGGCAGCCGGCAGCACCGACCCCCGGGTCGGGCTACGCGCCGTCCGCGCGCTGCGCCGGCTGCTCGAGCGGCTCGAGGTGGTCCAGGTGGACAACGCCCGTCGACAGGGCTGGTCCTGGCAGGAGATCGCCGACGCGCTCGAAGTCAGCCGGCAGGCGGTCCACAAGAAGCACGCCGGGCGGCCGGCGGTCAATCAATCCTGGGAGGCGTGATGTTCGAACGGTTCACCGACCGGGCGCGCACGGTCGTGCGGCGGGCGCTGGAGGAGGCGCGGGCCGAGGGCCAGCGCCCGGTCGGCACCGAGCACCTGCTGCTCGCCCTGACGGCCGACGAGGCGGGTCTGGCCAGCCGGGTGCTGGCCGACGCCGGCGTACGCGCCGACGACCTGCGTGAGCGAATCCGCCGGCACACCGCCAGCGGTGGCGCCGGCCTCGGTGACGCCGACGCGGCGGCACTGCGGGAAATCGGCATCGACCTGGCCGCGATCGTGGCCCGCATCGAGGAGTCCTTCGGCCCGGACGCCCTGCGCGAGGCCGTGCCGGAACCGCGCCGCCGCTGGGGCCGACGGCGGTTCCTGGGCGGGCCCTTCTCACCCCGCTCGAAGAAGGCGCTCGAGTTGTCGCTACGGGAGGCGGTGCGCCTGCGCCACCACCACATCGGCACCGAACACATCCTGCTCGGGGTGCTCCGCGAGGGGCAGGGGCTGGGCGCCCTGGTGCTCACAGAGGCCGGGGCCGACCTCGACGACCTGCGCCGACGGGTGGAGAGCGCGCTGCGGACGGCGGCCTGACGACGCGTTGACAGGTGCGCCGCGGTGAATCGGTGACGGTCGGCTTGAAACCTGTCTGTGGCACTTCCGACGCCGGCCGCTCGCGGGCTCGCTGAAGCCCCCCGGGTGCTGCACACTGGCCCCGTGGATGCTGGACAGGACAGGCGACCCTCGGGCGGCGACGGTGGGCTGCGCTCCGCCGTCGTGGTCAACCCGGTGAAGGTCGCCGATCTCGACGACCTGCGCCGCACCGTGAACGACGCCCTGGCCGCCGCCGGCTGGCCCGAGCCCCAGTGGTTCGAAACCACCGTCGACGACCCGGGCCGCGGCCAGACCGAGCAGGCCGTCAAGGCCGGCGTCGATCTGGTCTTCGCCTGCGGCGGCGACGGCACGGTGATGTCCTGCGTCAGCGGCCTGGTCGGCACCGACGTGGCGTTGGCCGTGCTGCCCCAGGGCACCGGCAACCTGCTCGCCGCCAACCTGGGTCTCTCCACCGACATGGCCGCCGGGCTCCAGGTCGCCATCGAACGCGGCCGGCGGCTCCTCGACGTTGGCGCCGTCGAGGACCGGTACTTCACGGTGATGGCCGGAATGGGCTTCGACGCCCAGATGCTCGCCGCCACCTCCGAGACCACCAAGGCCCGCATCGGCTGGCCGGCGTACGTGATGGGCGCCGCCCGGCACCTGCGGGACCGGCCGATGCGGGTGCAGATCCGCATCGACGACCGGCCACCGGTGCGCCGCCGGGCCCGCTCGGTGCTGATCGCCAACGTCGGCCGGCTCCAGGGCGGCGTACGGCTGCTCACCGAGGCCGAGCCGGACGACGGCTGGCTCGACATCGCGGTGCTCACCCCGCGCAACCTGCGGCACTGGCTCGCGCTCGGCTGGGCGGTGATCCGCCGCAACGGCCGGGTGCCGCAGATGGAGGTGTTCCGCGCCCGGCGCGTGGTGGTCACCAGCAACCGGGCCCAGCCCCGGGAGCTGGACGGCGACCTCATCTCGCCGGGCCGGCAGCTGCGGGCGGTGGTGCGTCCGCAGGCGCTCTGGCTCTGCGTGCCACAGCCCGAGGAAGCCCCCGACCTGGCCGTGGACGCGCAGAAGGCCGGAGAGCGGGGCGAGCAGCTGATCGAGGAAGCGCGCCGTGAGTAGCACCCGGATCGTGCCGGAGACCCGGCTGATGGCCGACGAGGAGCTCTCCGCCGACGACGCCTGGCGCACTCTGCGTCGCCAGGGCGGCTGGCACCTGCTGCGGGACGCCTTCATCCGGTTCCGCTACGGCGACGGGTTCAGCCACTCGCGGGCCTTCGCGCTGCAACTCTGCCTGGCGGTGGTGCCGTTCCTGATCGCCCTCACCGGCCTGATCAGCGAGCTGGGCGTCGAGGAGGGCGGCCGGGTGGTCGCCGACACCGTGCTGGCGCTGACCCCCGGCCAGAGCGAGCAGGTGGTGGCCGAGCTGCTCGGCGAGGGTGAACGCGTCGAGGACGCCGGCGAGTTGGCGCTCACCCTCGGTCTGCTCACCGGGCTGGTCGCGCTGACCACCACCATGGCCCAGATCGAACGGGGTGCCAACCGGATCTACGGCGTGGAGCGGGACCGCCCGGCGCTGTGGAAGTACCTCCGCGCCGCCGTGCTGGCCGTCACCGCCGGCCTGCCCGCGCTCGCCGGCTTCCTGATCCTTGTGGGCGGCGGCGCGATGGGCGACTCGGTGCGGGAGCACTACGAGTGGGGTGAGATCGCCGACGGCATCTGGACCGTGGTCCGCTTCCCGCTGAGCCTCGCGCTGACCGTGCTCGCCGTGGCGGTGCTGTTCCGGCGCGCGCCGCGCCGCCGGCAACCCGGCCTGTCCTGGCTGTTCTTCGGCGCCGGCATCGCCACCGCGCTGTGGTGGCTCGCCAGCCTGCTGCTCGCCGCGTACGTGCGGTTCAGCGACGGCTTCGGGCAGACCTACGGCGCGCTGACCGGGATGATGGCGCTGCTGCTCTGGGCCAACCTCACCGGCATGGCGCTCTTCGGCGGGCTGGCCTTCGCCGCCCAGCTGGAGGCGCTGCGCATCGGTGTGCAGGAGCCGGCCCAACCGGACCTGTGGGAGCCCGAGGCCGACCGAGCCGAGCTGTTCGACACCGGGGACATGACCGCCCTGTAAACCGCCCCCCGCGCGGCCCTCGCGTGTACGCACGGCGCCGATCGGGTAAAGCGCCTCGCCAGTGGACAAGGGAGGTGCGGGGTGACCGCGGTCAAAGAGGTGGCGCGGCGTCCGATCGGGCATTTCGCCGAGCGGAGCATCGCCGGTCTGGTGGCCGTCACCGGCGCCGGGGTGGCCTTCGGGCTGCTGTTGTTGCTCGTCCGGGTGCGGTGGAGCCCGTTGCAGGACGCCGACCACGCGGTCGCCGAGTGGTTCAACGGTCTCGTCGCCCCGCACCACGCGCTGGTCACCGTGCTCCAGGCGGTGACCGACCTGGGCGGCCGGCCGATCCTCATCTGGCTGGTCACCATCGCCGTGGTCGGGTTGCTGATCCGGCGGCAGCCACGGCTGGCCGTCTATCTGATCATCACCGGGGTCGGTGGCCTGATCCTCGACCCGTCCCTGAAGTCGCTGGTCGGTCGGCTCCGCCCGGTGGTGGACGTGCCGATCGCCAGCGCGCCGGGCAACAGCTTCCCGAGCGGGCACGCGCTCGGCTCGTTCGTCGCGTACGGGGCGCTGCTGCTGGTGTTCCTGCCGGCGATGGCCCCACGCTGGCGTAAGCCGGCGATCGCCGGTGTGGCCGTGCTGGTGGCGCTGGTCGGGCTGACCCGGATCGCGCTGGGCGTGCACTTCATCTCCGACGTGCTGGCCGGCTGGCTGCTCGGCGCCGCCTGGCTGGGCGTCACCGCGTACGCGTTCCGGCTGTGGCGGCGCGAGCGGGGCCGGCCGGTGCCCACGCTGACCGAGGGCCTGGAGCCGGAGGCCGGGCACGACATCGCCCCCGCCCCCGCGGAGGAGCACGTGCTGGCCCACCCCCGCTCGGCGGTGGCCGAGCTGCTGGTCGGATGGGTGCTGGTCTTCGGGGCGCTGTACGGCTTCGGCATGTACGTCAGCTACCACGCCAAAGGCACCTTCTTCGACACCCTCGACACCGAGGTGCCGCGCTGGTTCGCCGACCGGCACAACGAGGTGCTGACCGAGGTGAGCTGGTGGTGGAGCAAGTTCGGGGACACGCACGCGATCCTGCTGATCTCGCTGGTGTTCTGTCCGCTGGTGCTGGCGGTGTGGCGGCGGTGGCGGCCGGTGCTCTTCGTGGCGCTGGCGATGGTCGGCGAGCTGACCCTCTTCCTCGCCTCCGCCCGGGCGGTCGACCGGCCACGCCCGGCGGTGGAGAACCTGGACGGCCAGATGCCAACCTCCTCCTTCCCGTCCGGGCACATCGCGGCGACCATCTGCGTCTGGCTGGCCATCGCCGTCATCGTGCTGCCGCGCACCGACCGCTGGTGGCGCTGGGTCTTCGTGGCGCTGGCAGTGATCATGCCGATCGGGGTGGCCACCTCCCGGATGTACCGGGGGATGCACCACCCGACCGACTTCATGGGCGCGATCCTGCTCTCCGCGCTCTGGATCGGGCTGCTCTACCTGGTCATTCGGCCGAACGCCGACGTGCGGGAAGGGAACCGGCCGAGCATCGAGTCGGAGGACGTGGGCACCCTCGACGACGAACTGGCCCGGGCCGGCCGGGCCGACTGAGCGCCGCCGTGCTGCGAGTGATGACCTGGAACATCCGTACCGGCGGCCGGGACCGGGGCGGTCCCGACCGGCTGGATCCGGTGGTCCGGGTCGTCACCGCGCAGGCGCCGGACGTGCTGGCCCTGCAGGAGCTGCGCGGCTTCGACCGCGACGGACTCATGGCCGAGGTCGCGGGTCGGGTGGGGATGACACCGCACCTGGCCCGGTCCTGCTTCGGGCAGCCGGTGGCGGTGCTGGTCCGGGCGCCGCTGCGGGTCGTCTCCGCGGGGGCGCTGCGCCGGCCGTTCCACCACGGCGCCGCCCGCGTCGTGGTGGCGACCTCGGCCGGCCCGCTGACCGTGCTCGGCACCCACCTTCATCCGTACTCCGGGGGACGGCGTCGGATGGAGGTCGACTGGCTGGTGGCCGCGGTGCGACGCGCGCGGGGACCGCTGACGCTGGTCACCGGTGACCTGAACTCGCTCGACCCGACCGTCGACCACACCGCGCGCCTGGCCGGGATGCCCGCCCTCTACCGGCGGCGCCACCTGCGGCGCGCCGGCGGCGGCGTGGACACCCGCGCCGTCGGCCGGCTGCTGGCCGCCGGTCTGGTCGACCTCTGGCTCTCGTGCGCCGCCGGAGCCTTGGAGGCGGACGGCCTCACCGTGCCCACCCGGTTCGGCGGGGCGGAGTTCGCCGGGATGCGGCTGGACTACCTGTTCGGCTCTACCGCGCTGGCCGAGCGGACCCGGTCCGTCCGGGTAATCCGCGACGGGGACGCCGAGACCGCCTCCGACCACTACCCCGTCGTCGCCGAACTGGACCTCGACCCGGCCTGAGCCGGGCCCGTGCGTCCCGGCCCGCGACGCACGGCTACGGGCGGGGTCAGAGGACCAGGTTGAGCAGGACGGTCAGCACGACCGAGGCCACGATCGAGAAGAGGATCATCAGGAGACAGCCGAGGCCGCCGCCGAGCGGGCGGATCTCCGTGTTGCCGAAGCGCATGGGGTTCACCTGTCCGTGAGTGCGAGAGCGGGGGCAGGAGCGAGGAGGTGGCGGATGGCGTCGGCGACCGCCGTCGGGGCGGTGGTGG contains:
- a CDS encoding diacylglycerol/lipid kinase family protein, translated to MDAGQDRRPSGGDGGLRSAVVVNPVKVADLDDLRRTVNDALAAAGWPEPQWFETTVDDPGRGQTEQAVKAGVDLVFACGGDGTVMSCVSGLVGTDVALAVLPQGTGNLLAANLGLSTDMAAGLQVAIERGRRLLDVGAVEDRYFTVMAGMGFDAQMLAATSETTKARIGWPAYVMGAARHLRDRPMRVQIRIDDRPPVRRRARSVLIANVGRLQGGVRLLTEAEPDDGWLDIAVLTPRNLRHWLALGWAVIRRNGRVPQMEVFRARRVVVTSNRAQPRELDGDLISPGRQLRAVVRPQALWLCVPQPEEAPDLAVDAQKAGERGEQLIEEARRE
- a CDS encoding Clp protease N-terminal domain-containing protein, which translates into the protein MFERFTDRARTVVRRALEEARAEGQRPVGTEHLLLALTADEAGLASRVLADAGVRADDLRERIRRHTASGGAGLGDADAAALREIGIDLAAIVARIEESFGPDALREAVPEPRRRWGRRRFLGGPFSPRSKKALELSLREAVRLRHHHIGTEHILLGVLREGQGLGALVLTEAGADLDDLRRRVESALRTAA
- a CDS encoding universal stress protein, which produces MATSADAAVLVGLGSDHDLPVVTQAAQEASAHGRPLHLLHTFDWHAAFSADTVAAPRDHAEDLITRGAQLAHGIEPGLTVRGEIVEGGMLPILIRRSEAAFLLAVGDSGMAGSGKCIPSDTSAVQLAARAGCPLLVVRQEQPPPGPVLVGVDGSPSSTLALEWAFECAARRCTRLLALRVVEPDEDTDMVTDQLTEVVTRFSTRRTDVETECRVIRGDPGQVLVDVSRSAQVALVAARGDEPGRAMLGAVAQSMLYHSPAPVIVVRGLAEAPLTGPDAHPNRDQRP
- a CDS encoding universal stress protein, which produces MRDAEILVGYDGSTDASVALDWALDEAEQSGQPVRLAYVFEWLTVAGWVGPGVAPGVWPDDTARRQVQELVREAAAQAAAAHPGLAVTGEVYDGPPALVLQERSAEAGLLVLGSRGHGGFGGLLAGSTAVAVAAHGHCPVVVVRDGAAGAPADASGGPVAVGVDGSEPSLVALGFAAERAARRQVPLRVLRAWTPGPGAAAGVPEERAAVEETLEPWRRTYPELAVTVDLVPGSPAAMLIEASRDARLVVVGSRGRGGLAGMLLGSVSQQLIQHSHCPVAVVRER
- a CDS encoding endonuclease/exonuclease/phosphatase family protein, with amino-acid sequence MLRVMTWNIRTGGRDRGGPDRLDPVVRVVTAQAPDVLALQELRGFDRDGLMAEVAGRVGMTPHLARSCFGQPVAVLVRAPLRVVSAGALRRPFHHGAARVVVATSAGPLTVLGTHLHPYSGGRRRMEVDWLVAAVRRARGPLTLVTGDLNSLDPTVDHTARLAGMPALYRRRHLRRAGGGVDTRAVGRLLAAGLVDLWLSCAAGALEADGLTVPTRFGGAEFAGMRLDYLFGSTALAERTRSVRVIRDGDAETASDHYPVVAELDLDPA
- a CDS encoding phosphoketolase family protein; this encodes MDTALDPNRSITDDELRRLHAYWRAANYLTVGQIYLLDNPLLREPLTPDDIKPRLLGHWGTSPGLNLIYAHLNRVIVARDLNAMFVTGPGHGGPAIVANTWLEGTWSERYHDVSRDEAGMARLFRQFSFPGGIPSHVAAEVPGSIHEGGELGYALSHAYGAAFDHPDLVVACVIGDGEAETGPLAGSWLSNVFLNPARDGAVLPILHLNGYKIASPTVLARIPEADLLGLLRGSGYQPYVVAGDDPAQVHRTLAATLDRALDELAAIQRRARSGGVVERPRWPMIILQTPKGWTGPRDVDGKQVEGTYRAHQVPLSQVRDNPAHLAELEHWLRSYRPEELFDATGAPVDELRTLPPRGDRRMSANPVTNGGVVLRDLALPDFREYGVEVPHPGEPMAGATGALGPWIRDVIAANPQTFRLFGPDEVASNRLDAAFEVTDRAWVAATVPGDEHLSPDGRVMEVLSEHLCQGWLEGYLLTGRHGLFTSYEAFIHIVDSMLNQHAKWLKVTRAIPWRQPLASLNYLLSSHVWRQDHNGFSHQDPGFIDHVVNKKAEVVRIYLPPDANTLLATMDHCLRSRHYINVVVAGKQPAPNWLTMTEAIQHTRRGLGIWEWASNDGGTEPDVVLACCGDVPTLETLAAAELLRQHLPELKVRLVNVVDLMRLQPDTEHPHGLTDREFDTIFTEDRQIIFAYHGYPWLIHRLTYRRTNHENLHVRGYKEEGTTTTPFDMVMLNDLDRFHLVIDVIDRVPGLAARAAHLRQQMVDARQSARDYTRRYGQDDPQVAEWRWVRETDPTNR
- a CDS encoding phosphatase PAP2 family protein, with protein sequence MTAVKEVARRPIGHFAERSIAGLVAVTGAGVAFGLLLLLVRVRWSPLQDADHAVAEWFNGLVAPHHALVTVLQAVTDLGGRPILIWLVTIAVVGLLIRRQPRLAVYLIITGVGGLILDPSLKSLVGRLRPVVDVPIASAPGNSFPSGHALGSFVAYGALLLVFLPAMAPRWRKPAIAGVAVLVALVGLTRIALGVHFISDVLAGWLLGAAWLGVTAYAFRLWRRERGRPVPTLTEGLEPEAGHDIAPAPAEEHVLAHPRSAVAELLVGWVLVFGALYGFGMYVSYHAKGTFFDTLDTEVPRWFADRHNEVLTEVSWWWSKFGDTHAILLISLVFCPLVLAVWRRWRPVLFVALAMVGELTLFLASARAVDRPRPAVENLDGQMPTSSFPSGHIAATICVWLAIAVIVLPRTDRWWRWVFVALAVIMPIGVATSRMYRGMHHPTDFMGAILLSALWIGLLYLVIRPNADVREGNRPSIESEDVGTLDDELARAGRAD
- a CDS encoding HTH domain-containing protein; the protein is MSQATELAAAAGSTDPRVGLRAVRALRRLLERLEVVQVDNARRQGWSWQEIADALEVSRQAVHKKHAGRPAVNQSWEA
- a CDS encoding YihY/virulence factor BrkB family protein, which gives rise to MSSTRIVPETRLMADEELSADDAWRTLRRQGGWHLLRDAFIRFRYGDGFSHSRAFALQLCLAVVPFLIALTGLISELGVEEGGRVVADTVLALTPGQSEQVVAELLGEGERVEDAGELALTLGLLTGLVALTTTMAQIERGANRIYGVERDRPALWKYLRAAVLAVTAGLPALAGFLILVGGGAMGDSVREHYEWGEIADGIWTVVRFPLSLALTVLAVAVLFRRAPRRRQPGLSWLFFGAGIATALWWLASLLLAAYVRFSDGFGQTYGALTGMMALLLWANLTGMALFGGLAFAAQLEALRIGVQEPAQPDLWEPEADRAELFDTGDMTAL